The sequence TCTTCGCCGCAGGAAAATCAGCTCAGTTGTTGTACAGAAGGCAAGTTTGAAAGAATGGAAACAGCTTGCCCTATCACTCCCTTGGCTCACCACAATAGCCGTGGAGCATTGTTTCGACGTGAAAGCCTTTGAAATTCTCAAGCAATTTCATAACTTGAAGAGGCTGGCTATTCGCAGGTGTCGCTATGGCCAGGGACTGTCTGATGCAATTGTGCCTCTGCAGCAAGTGACTCATTTTAGTGTGTGCGAGATGCACTGTGCTCCAAGATCAGATATTATTAGTGCTGTCTCAAAGCTCTCCCATCTGACGTCTCTACTCTATCACGAAGGCAATCATCCTATCCCAAGACAGATATTCCACCTAATGCTTAACCGCTTGCCACATCTGAAGCATCTGTCTTTGAAAATGGGAACACAACATGGCTCTCTCCCAGATGATTATTTTAATATTTCTAAAACAAATGGCTTTCCAGGTGAGGCACTTTGCAAAGTTACAACGCAAGACAACAGCTTTTGATTGTACAGTACCTGAGTTTCTTTTTACTACTCATACAAAACATTGGTGAAACAGTGAATGATTAGCTAAGCATAGCCTACCACATGGTTTTCACAAGCTGATTAGGCTACTCCATAGGCCTATGTTCTAGCTAGTGTGTGAAGTCCATGTTGATATATGGTTACATGTCTGTACTAGCCTATATCAtcatacattttaagttattaaATTCAGCAATGACAAAATCTGTCTTTAGAAGATCCGCAGGTCGGCCAACCTGGCTTGACCAGTCTGGAGCTTCTTGACTACATGGACCCCACCTTACCTGAAGAGGCGCTGAAGTGCCTCCCCTCCCTGCAGAGTCTAGCTGTGGACTACAGAGACAGGGATGTGGATCCCAGCAGGTGCCACCTGAAAACATGGCTGAGGGAACTCCCTCAACTGGCAATTCTCAACATTGCAAGTATGTGATTCGCCAGCTGCCAAACTAGCATTTTCCATGTCATGCACTGTTGGTGGGGTTACACAGTTGGTGGGGTTACGAGGCAGCAGTATGGAGTCTGACAGTTGGTGTGGCTACGAGTTTGACAGTTTGTGGGGTTACAGGGCAGCAGTATGGAGTCTTGACAGTTGGTGGGGCTACGAGTCGGACAGTTGGTGGGGCTACGGGGCAGCAGTATGGAGTCTTGACAGTTGGTGGGGCTACGAGTCGGACAGTTGGTGGGGCTACGAGTCGGACAGTTGATGGGGTTACAGGGCAGCAATATGGAGTCTGACAGTTGGTGGGGCTACGAGTCTGACAGTTGGTGGGGCTACGAGTCGGACAGTTGGTGGGGCTACGAGTCGGACAGTTGGTGGGGTTACGAGGCAGCACTATGGAGTCTTGACAGTTGGTGGGGCTACGAGTCGGACAGTTGGTGGGGCTACGAGTCGGACAGTTGGTGGGGTTACGGGGCAGCAGTATGGAGTCTTGACAGTTGGTGGGGCTACGAGTCGGACAGTTGGTGGGGTTACAGGGCAGCAATATGGAGTCTGACAGTTGGTGGGGCTACGAGTCAGACAGTTGGTGGGGCTACGAGTCAGACAGTTGGTGGGGCTACGAGTCAGACAGTTGGTGGGGCTACGAGTCAGACAGTTGGTGGGGCTACGAGTCTGACAGTTGGTGGGGTTACGAGTCTGACAGTTGGTGGGGCTACGAGTCGGACAGTTGGTGGGGTTACGAGGCAGCAGTATGGAGTCTTGACAGTTGGTGGGGCTACGAGTCTTGACAGTTGGTGGGGCTACGAGTCTGACAGTTGGTGGGGCTACGAGTCTGACAGTTGGTGGGGCTACGAGTCTGACAGTTGGTGGGGCTACGAGTCTGACAGTTGGTGGGGTTATGAGTCTGACAGTTGGTGGGGTTATGAGTCTGACAGTTGGTGGGGTTACGAGTCTGACAGTTGGTGGGGTTACGAGTCTGACAGTTGGTGGGGTTATGAGTCTGACAGTTGGTGGGGTTACGAGTCTGACAGTTGGTGGGGTTACGGGGCAGCAGTATGGAGTCTGACAGTTGGTGGGGTTACGGGGCAGCAGTATGGAGTCTGACAGTTGGTGGGGTTACGGGGCAGCAGTATGGAGTCTGACAGTTGGTGGGGTTACGGGGCAGCAGTATGGAGTCTGACAGTTGGTGGGGTTACGGGGCAGCAGTATGGAGTCTGACAGTTGGTGGGGTTACGGGGCAGCAGTATGGAGTCCTGACTGTCCTGTGGCTACATTTGGAGATGTTTGACTGTCCTATGTTTTGTTTTCCAGAAGGCCATCCCGTCAGTGCTTATGCTCACTCCATTCCCAACACAGTGACCAGTTTAACTCTGCAGCAGGTGATGGTGGAGCAGATGGACATGAAGGCTCTAGGGAAACAGGCTTCAGGCCTCTTGTATCTGCACTTTGATCCATGCAGCTATAACAGCAGCATCGGAGAGATCACCAAACTATTCCCCCAGCTCATGACCCTTAAAATGCGGTGAGATATTAACATCTGACTTCTGTGTTGTGGTATGAACCCAGATGTAGTAATAAGTTACTGGTGAACTCCTAATTAAGTGTCTACATGTTAAGTGACTAATGTGCACATTTTCCAAAGGTTTGACTCATTAATCTAAGCCAAGCAGATATACTGACATACTTTTCTATTCCACTCTTTCAGACACTATAATGTACCAGAGAGGGAGTTCTTGAGCCTCCAACAGTTGAAGCATTTGGAGCAGTTGGAGATCCTTGATGCACACAGTCTTAGTCCGCACCTTCTGCAGCTGATCCGCAAGCTGCAGGTCCTGACCAACCACAGAACCCAAATCATCCATTCTCTGGGCCCGAGAGATCCCACAACCTGCTACTGTACTCACTACTAACATTACGACTAAGAGGAAGTGAACACTGGTAGACTGTTCACCATGTTTTCAACAGCACATGTTTAAcatttgaaattatacaaaactGCTTGCTCATCATTTGAGGTACGTTTGCGATGCCAACTTGGCTGATGCAAAATAAGGAAACAGCTGAAATTATGAGGACGTTTGGTAAGTCAATACTTCTGAGGTCAGTAGTCAGACTCTTTGTATAGAGCAAAACAACAAACAGTTCATAACACAGGAACAGCCATTTTATGCCATACTTTTTGTTTGAATCTGTTGTGTACCCTTGATTGGGTTAAACAGAATAAATGATTGTGTACAAAAACAACTTTTTTTGATAAATACAATTAGCTTATCAGTTTTATGATTGATTAAAGAAACATGTTACAGTTGAAATACTGAAAGCTCTCTCTTGTTGAACACAACTACTATTGAATTGATGTGTTGAGTCTCCAGTGATTGTTACCTCATGCCGTCTTCTACTGTGTTGCCTCAAGAGGGCAGTAAACACATGGCAAAGAGTCGGTCTGTCAATAACTTCCTGTTGCCTGTTGGAGCACTGTGCATTGCTAACTTTGTGATGGTCCAGAGAGTTGCATTTCAAAAGCTGCATACCCCTCCACATATCCTACCTGTGTTGAATTGAATTAGGAAGTGCCTTGACAAGTGAAATGAAGAACAAATGTATGCACACTTCTCATTTCGATACCTTTGTTGTCACCCACAGATGTGTAGTTTATCGGGTAGTTCACCCTCCCACAACGTGCCATTGTGATCAGAAGTTGGGACGTATTTACCTGTAGCGTGCACTCGTCATTCTGACTATTTGGTCATAAAGGACTGACGCTCTTTTAGAATGCAATGTTGCTCTCAGGCTGTTTAGAATCATCGTATAACACTAATGTTTACCACTTAGCAAATGGTGCATACATCTTTAGTATGTGTCTGTGATCCCTGTAGGAATTCAACCCATAACCTTGAATTGCACCTACAATCTTGTCTGAAATGTGTAGTTCCACTCAGTTTGATAGAAGGAAACAAGCACCGTGCTGTTAAATGCAAACTCAGAAGATGAACGCCCTCTTCAGATGGGCTTCTACTCTCTCCACGTCTTTGTTAAAAAAAAGTTCAAAGTTCATTGTAAAGGTTAGTTAGTTTTTGTTTCACAGGGGTTGAATGTAATGTGGCACAATCCCCTCTGAGTTTCACGGTTTATTGAAGCTCTGAAATATCTAGCATTCAGCAAGGTCAAACCATCCATCACACTGTGGGGTAGTCACCGAGACAAAATGTCTTCACAACATGAGGcacaggagagaacagaaatgACTCGTTCAGATAAGCCCACACATCTGATTTATCAGTTCATTTTATTGGCCTTATTCTGCAATTTGTTTCGCATTTTGAGCTCTTTAAAAGACAACATTAACACAGACATAAATATTTTCAACAAGGTCACAGATAATTTGCAGCACAAGCTTGAAAATCTGACAATATGAGCATCATTAATTAATACATTCTAAAATACTAAATGTATAGCTCAAATATAAGTGAAGAATTTGGCACAAGCAATTTGTTCAATCATCTTCACAGCGAGGCAACTTCCAACTTATAGAAATCAACAATAGCAAAATTCAAATGTGCAAATAGTTCCATTGTTGGCAACAAAGGACTGCCCATCAACTAAATTAACTGCTTATCAATTTCCGTTTTCTTCAGTCACTAAATATGTTCATAATTCACAAGGCACAACCAATATATTTTATAATAGTATAATTTCTATTTGTGCATATATGGGAGAAACCTTAGTTTTTTTGTGATGGTCATTTAGTCATTCGTTTTTTTCTTCAAATATTTTCATCCACTTTATTCTGGCCACCTGTGGTGTGGATGCAGAGCTGGGTTTAACAATCCCAGAGGAACGATGTACACAATGACGTGGTGCTAAACCAAACTGGTGCCAAACCAAACAAATACAGACTGCAAACAATCCCAGAATGACTGATTTCTAAAGCTTTAGATAAAATACAAAATGTTCTCCCATATATACACAAATAGAACATGCTAGTATGTCATATTAATCTGTTGAGGATACTTTGAATACTTCCCAATCTAACGTTAATGTTTCTACATTAAAGTTTGTTCAAAGTGTAAACAGAAGTAGGCCTATGGAAAAAGAGGCTTCTGGCCATTGTTGGGCGATTTACCAGTCAAGAGCATTAAAGTGGCTATATGGCACTATTCCGTTAGGCAATTAATGATTATTTTCGGACCGCCAATTGATTTGAACATAAATAATATATCGGACAAATTAAGGCATAATAGTTTGAAATATTCAGCATTTAACTATAGCATCGCTAACCTATGTGCCTGTACCATACTGTATTTAATAATGTTTTTTGAGTTCAGACTGAGAAGTATTGCACCACCACTAAAATGCTTACACAAACATGCAACGGAATACAAATGCAAAGTGGCAGAGTGCTTTGTGTGAGGATAGCTTCCAATGTACTTTACAAATATGATGCATTACTTACATTTGTAATTCAGAACACTATAAATAAGGCTTAAATAATCTATGAGCCTTGTTTGTATGCACGCGGATGGCTCGCTAAAGGCCTACTGACAGTATCCATTCTTATTTTGATTGTGAAGTGCTGGAAACTCATGATAACATAGAAATGGCATTTCATTGGTTTATCAATTTATTTGTCTTTGTAATGGATACTGTTGGTCATGTTATCATTGTCGTACCCAATTTGTTCTTAGAGTTGTAGCCTACTCGTTGAAGGAACTGCGAAAGATAGCTTGGCAGAGTTGAGAGATAATGAGCCTACCTGcctcttctctctttcactcGCCACGTGCCCTTTTGGGCTTGGATGGTGGTATTATAAAAACAAAATTGTATACAGTTTTTGTCGTTGTTCTGAACCCGCAAGTCGTTGTGACATTGTCAAGTTCTCAACCCTCCCAGTCCGTTGGTCTGCCCTGTACGGAGCACACGTGCGCCCGGTTGTGCCTTTTACCCAGTCTGCCCTGTACAGAGATTGCGCGCGCCCGGTATCCAAACACGCATGGCTTGAGATGCGGTCACAGGTCGAGTGTGTGTATCAAGCTAACTATTTTAAATATCAACAGTACAGCAGTACATTTTTACACATCTGCCCCCTGAAAGGTCTGTGCACAGCCCTGGAGTAGAGCACCCCACTCTTAGAATAAAGGGTttgaaaagggttcttcagctgtcttcataggataaccctttttagttctaggtagaacccttttgggtttcatgtagaactctctgtggaaagggttcttcgtggaacccaatagggttctacctggaaccagctGAAAACCCCTTTGAGGTTGTATATCGCACTTTTTTTCTAAGCCTGTACTGGAGGATAGGAATGTTGGGGTAAAGACCCTTAAATACAAAGAGACAGCATTCCTATTTCATAACTCACTCAAAGCGTGGAGAAATACAATTAATAAATTATAATTCATCTGAATTTAGGTTCTAATAGTATCCTCCTCTGGGAGATGAACAGAAGGAGATGAACAGAAGGACATATGTATGATGGACTTCTTTATAAATATAATACACCTTGCTCCAACAAATGTTTGTGATAATATTTGACGTGATACATTATTCATTTTGtgtaatttgaaaaaaaaaagtaCTCTCAAGACAGGGCAGGAATAATCATTCAGAGTGCTCAGATCAAACATCAGACATCATTAGAAAGTAAGCATGACTGAGAAACAAATGCTTTATTTGTTTTCTGGTGTGAATGCTACACTAGCTTCTTGTGTTGGTGAAGCCTCACGACTTCTGTTATTCATTTTTCATACTACATGATTGTAAAAAGAAACAAACATTGAATATCTGGCTGTGGACTGAGATATTCATGAAAGGGGTTACTATGTGTGTGACCTGTGTCCCCAAAATGGCAGTATTCCTGTTGCACAGTCAAAGTTCAGTAGGTTACATATTGTACGAACCAGTCAAATGGAAGAGGAGTTGTGTCAAAAGAAATGAGATTTTCCTGACCACCTCCGGAGGAAGTcgcattgtgtctggatatcaatcaagggctcgattcaatctgTATCACTGAAGCGTTTCCGATTGAGCCAACAGCGTTTACTGTGAGTGCAGTCTCCTCTAACGTGGGAACATTTCCTTtcaatttcaatcacgctgtaacgctGAACTTCTGCGGTACAGATTGAATCCAGATCCAAGTATAAACAGATCTTGGATTGGCGACTGTTTAAATCATCATTGTACTGgcctctaaaatcattgacaggtaGCACCATTTACTTATGACATCAGTAATTgtcataaaataaataaataatatttgtAAAACAATTTGCATACAGGAGAGGCAGTGTTATGGTACTTGAGTCCAGGACTCAGACTTTCATGACTCGACTTGGACTTGACCACCGGGGAATCGGACTTGGACTCGAAACCCCCGACCAGTTGTAACTTGTTGTCACGACTTCTgtcgaagtcgttgcctctccttgttcaggcggtgctcggcggtcgacgtcaccggtcttctagccatcatcgatccatttttcatttttccattggttttgtcttgtcttcccacacacctgttttcaatcccatccattacctcttgtgtatttaaccctctgtttcccctcatgtctttgtcagagattgttttatgtcagtgTTGTTTCTTgctgtataggtgcgcgacgggtcctcgtacccatgtttattttatgtatgtacattttcgtgtttggagcatgttaagtggacatatattaaaagactccatttacactccgtttgactctcctgcgcctgacttccctgcacaCGACTCTGACACTTGTGTTACTAGAAATCTCTCTTTTGCATAGTTCAACATGCTAGCTAGCTGAAGCAGCTAATGTTAGATAGCTGTATTATCTATTTACCTGTGCAACACTCTGATGAAATTCACCTTGGTTGGACAACAACTTTTAGCACTACCAAGGGACTCGTGACTCGACTTGTGACTCAAGTATAAAGGACTTGGACTCAGACTCGAACACTAGGGACTTGGGACTTGACTCAAGGTTTAGTGACTTGTCTACATCAGTGCAGggaggtgtaacggatgtgaaatggctagctagtt is a genomic window of Salvelinus namaycush isolate Seneca chromosome 15, SaNama_1.0, whole genome shotgun sequence containing:
- the im:7136021 gene encoding uncharacterized protein im:7136021, with amino-acid sequence MAFRTVGDAQLPSEVWVHVFGYLSTTDKLNIRSCCKYFKKMVDHWSLWKGNTVVLKKLCAYTSQFWTTLRRRKISSVVVQKASLKEWKQLALSLPWLTTIAVEHCFDVKAFEILKQFHNLKRLAIRRCRYGQGLSDAIVPLQQVTHFSVCEMHCAPRSDIISAVSKLSHLTSLLYHEGNHPIPRQIFHLMLNRLPHLKHLSLKMGTQHGSLPDDYFNISKTNGFPEDPQVGQPGLTSLELLDYMDPTLPEEALKCLPSLQSLAVDYRDRDVDPSRCHLKTWLRELPQLAILNIAKGHPVSAYAHSIPNTVTSLTLQQVMVEQMDMKALGKQASGLLYLHFDPCSYNSSIGEITKLFPQLMTLKMRHYNVPEREFLSLQQLKHLEQLEILDAHSLSPHLLQLIRKLQVLTNHRTQIIHSLGPRDPTTCYCTHY